The genomic interval AGAGGGTGTGCTGGTTCTCAGCCAGAAGGCCCGCAGAATGCAGGCGCTACACTGTTGGTGGGAGGGCTGGAGGTCAAAATCACAGGAAAGCGGTGTAAGATGCTAGGAAAAGAGGGTTTGTATGGGAAAAGTGGGAGTGTACATTCATTTAACAGAGTATTAAGTAAAATCTATACCTTATTGTTCACATAATGCTGATATTTAGGGACCCCTAAAGATTTATTAACGGTGAGCTATTTAAACCTCTCATTTACATTTGAAGTCTAAGAGAGTCCACGGGAGGTGGTTATTGTTCTGCCAAGAACCAGGCAGTGAAAAGTagatggggagggaagaaaatacGTTATATAACTTGACACCACGCTGTTAAGAAGGTTCAGTGGACTATCCGAGACCTCCTCTCCTGTCAGCTGGTGTCTGGGATTCAAAAAAGATGCTCAACTAAAGCTGCTGAGGACTCAGCTCCTCGTGTTTTGATCGGTGAAAGTAGCCAAAAGAACTAGTTTTAGCCAAGCAGCAAAGGTCTTTCTTTGCCCTTTACCCCGACGGCGGGCCAGGGAGGCCGCGCAGGCCAGCCCTCGGGAGCAGCGCGTGGGTGGTGGGTACCGAGCTGGGTCCCGGGGTGCCGGGGGGTGCCAGCGAGGCGCCGGGGCCGTGGGGGGGGCCAAGCCTCGGCCTCTGAGAGCGGCACCCAGGCTGCCCGCTGGAGCTCGGCCACGCCCCGCCGCTGCGGGCAGGTCTCTACAAGCGGCTGGGACTTCGTGCTTTGAGCGAAGGCCTTGTGCCCTTCGGAGGGGCCGGCTGGGCCCGTGTCCGCAGGGTCCCTcgggccggggccggctccggctccggctccggctccggtTACCGGCTCCGTGGGGCCAGGCCCACCGCCCGCCGGACTGCGCCTCCCAGCGTGCCCGGCAGCGGACGTGACGCCGGCGGGGGAGGCGGAGACGGAAGCGGCTCCCGCGCGGAGCGAggcctgcgccgccgggggaggCAGAGCGCGGAGGAAGTCTGGGCCCGCCGGCGCGCCGTCGTGCGAGCGGCCGCCATCTTGTGCGggaggtggtggcagcagccctgcGCTGCGCTGCGCGGAGGAGTGGCGGTCGCGCCTCCCTCGCCTGCCCTCTCCCCGCCGTCCTGCTGCCGCGGCGCCATGTCTGCCGAGAGCCCCGAGCCCGCCTCGGCCGAGGAGCAGAAGGTGGGTGGGTGGCCGGCCGGCAGCCCCGCCGAGGAGCGGGAGGAGGCCCGCGGGGCTTCTCCCGCCTCCGTCTGCGCGCTGAGGCGGAGCGGGGGCGCCGCGGCCCggcctctccctccctccctcagcccGGGGGAGCCTCGCGGGCCACCGCGGCCCTTAAGGCAGCGTCTCCCGGGCCTGGCCGCCCTCCTCGCCGCGCCCGGAGCCCCCTGAGAGCAGCGGCCCTGGCGGGGGAGGAGCCCCGGCCCTTCCGCCGCCGCgcggcagggcaggaggagccgggcggctcggctcggctcggctctcCCAGCCGCCCTCTGCCGCCGGCTCGGGCGGGACGGGGCCCGGGGCCTGCCGTGGGCCggagcggcggggagggcgcGGGCCTCGCCGCCCGCGGCTGGCGGAGGCGGGAGGCGGGGGAGCGGCACCACCATGTTGGCTTTTGCACTTGGGAGATTTTTGTTCGCTGGTAAATCGTTGGCGTGCTCTGGCCTGGCGGGGCTGATGGCGCTTCCTCGCTCCCTAGACCGGCCTCGGCCTCGGCCCCGCTCTCGGccggctgctctgcctgccaggGCGTCCCGGGGCAGAGAATTTCAGCTCGCAGTCGCAGCGGCTGGAGACCGGCGATGATCCGGTGGCTAAACTTTCATTTCGCTGTTAGAAAATTTTCAGCTATTAATGTAAGCCATTTAGGAGGCGAAATATCCAAAACACGACGGCTGCGGCCTGTTCTAGTTAAGACTTTTAGAGAATAACTGGCTGGGTTATCTTGTGATGGCGTTATGATGTCATCTCTGTAACTaataattttacagtttcttaAGTGGGATTTGGCTTCACAGATGACTGTATGCTGTTAGCAGTTTCCTTCTGTTGGCTGTGACTTTAAGAAGCcgtttgtttttcagtcttgtCATTGCTATGTGGAATCAGTTGCAATCTCCACAGCTATTTCTGATAGGGAGCAGTTATGAAACGCAAGTACTCTTGGAAAGactctaaaagaaaaagcttaatCTACCTTAGCTGTCAagtttttgtttaataatttaCAATTTGTAATATGAGTTAGTCATACAAGTAGGCAAACTTTGGGGGTTAATATGGAATGATACCTTCTCAATAGATGTAGTAATCAGAACCAGCTTCTATGGCAGGTCTGTAATCTATTCTTAAATGCGTATGTTGTGCAGCTCAACTTAATGTTCATGTTAGGTAGACTACTGAAGGGATACCGTTCCCGTTCAGAgcctataaaaataaatccctggCCTATGCAGCACTCCTAGAATAGCTCTGTAATAAGAGCATAGTAAAACACGCGGTAGCAAGTTTATTGTGATGCCTTCTAGTGTGTTCTGATAAAGTCAGGTGACTGGGGCTGATTTTGCTGAGTTTCAGACTGAAGTCTTGAAATGCAGTGCTTATgcactgttttgaaaaattaccCTTTATTTGAAAGACAGGAATCCCTTACTGATCTGCTAATTTAGTTTTAATCTAGGTGTTCAAGACAAATTAATAATgtcaataaaataaagctttgttttctgtgagttTATATCCTGTTAGGATACTGTGGTATCGGTGTTGTTATGGCATTGCAATATTAACCTTCACTAAAACTCTGTCTGGGTAGGCAAAATTGAACATTGACTCAGTTAATGCTTAGCTCTGAAATACTTACGTAAACAACCCATTTTGCAGTACTTATGTGTGCTTAAAAAAGAGGAAGCCCCTAAATGAACTTCGAGGCAGTGTTTTCATGATCAGAcctcttttttaaacatttctaacATGCTGTAAGAAGCTTGTGCATGTGTTAGGCGAGAAAGGTGTTAAACAAGAGAGTGATATAAATTGAAAACTTGCCAAAGACCAGCATTTCCTGTTCGTGGTGTGAAAACTCAGGATAGTGGCAGGGGGAAGTTCAGCAACAAAGCAGCTTTAGACATTGGAGAACATAAGCTTGGTTGACTGACTCTCTTTTTGCcttaaaagtctgtatttttcgGGAAGCTGTTAGAGGTGGTGCATTTTGTTCCTGGACTGGCTTTTGCTGCATTAGTTTGGTGTACAGTTCTGCTGTTGTcatgtttttcccatttttctcctttacgTTTTGTCCGATGTCTTTTGCTAAAGAGGATGAGCTCTTCATACCAGAGTTTGGAAAGGCTGATGGCTCTTTTTTTAGCCATGCAGTTCACTTGTCCCAGCAGATACGCAACTTTACACTGCTAGTACCTCCGTAAAGATTAAAAGCTAATGCTATCTTTAAATGAGTTAGGTAACTACTGCCTTCCTGATAGATCCTTTTAATGAAGTAAGCAGACTTCACTAGCTGCGTCAAATTCCTATAGagaactaaaataatttcttttgtgtggTTGTCACAAGGAAGAAGAGCGTGGTATGTCTTGATTTCCGCCTACCCCCCCAATCATTTGTTAGTCACTTGATTGTTGCTTCTGTAACTCAAGGGAGAATGTTGTAAATGTCTGAATGGCCTTGCTGGCTTGGGTTAAAGCCTTTGTGGCTCAACAACACATCTCCAAGAGTGCTCAATACCATCTAGTCCACAGAAGAATGGGAGGTCAGGGCATGCATGCAGTAATCTTCCCCAGAAAACTATCCCAGGTGTCAACAATCTGTGGTTTAAAAGCCTTCTGAGCTGCAAATGAACACATCGAGTTGCTTTCTGAATCCATCTAAATTCTTGGCACCCGCTGTATCCTTTGGCAAGGAGTTCTGCAGCTTAACTGTATTTTATAGGAAGAACTGTTGTCTTAAGTATTTTTTGAGCCTGCCatcagctggttttgtttgacACCCCAAGTCTTTGTATTAAATTCTATTAATTTCTCTTACGTAGTTTTTTGAGTCTTAATTGTTCTTGGTCATCAAGGGTAAGTGACCATAGTCTGTATCCTTTTCAGCTGCATTGATGCATACCacagtattttgtgttttgattgCCTGCTGTGCGACGATTTGTTAGCCCTGTGAGTTTGCATAAATGTCTCCTTTGATGCATCATgaatacatatttatgtaaGCTATTTATTGTTGGCCCTCCGTTCTTAAAAAATACCTCCTTTTGGTTAGTATTGGCAAAACATGCCCCCTCAAATGCTTTGTCTGTTGGCTCAACAGTGAGTACCCAGTGATTCAGCATTAGCTGTTGAAAGTGTTCAGCTCAAAGGATTGCTTTTGAGAAAATCCAGTCAGTGTCGGCATGATAATAAAAGCACAAtaggaagaacagcagctgaagaatgATCTTTGTAACACGTGAAAACTGTGGTCTTGGCTAGTATGGTATTAAATAGTGAGCAATAGTATAGTTCTATGTTCAGTAGTGTCAGGGAGACTTTGccctttatttgtattttgcattgtATTGCATAGCTGTGTTTTCATCTAATAAAAAGCATTGGTTCCTGTCCTCATAGAAGTTTCTCTTAAACTGTTATGAGAATTTCTATCTTTTCTTGGTAGAACTGTTAATTCAGATTCCCACTGTATTGTACACAGCTGTCTTGAGGTGTCTTGGCCTAATGGAGCAACTAGACAATGTTATATTCTAAATCTGTTGTTACAACCTTTgcttctgaggttttttttaccAGAAAGGTGTTGAATATTATAGAACTTTGAGCTTTTATAAGAGAGATAGCAAAGCACTGGGGTAGGCTAGTGTGGTGGCTGTAGTTCGTTGGCAGTTCTGGCTTAAGTAGCTCCCAGCTGCTtgtgtttctctctcctccctgctgctgtgctAACATACCTGTTTGTGCAGCTGCTTGGTTATCCAGAATGTGGAAACTGATCCCAAGAAGGGGgggaaacttaaaaaaaaaaaaagttatttttctgttgaattaatttctgtaacCCATTCGTGTGCAGTATATGTAGTCATGCTGACTGATGCAATGCAAAGGGTGATGACGCAGATAGAAAAGAGTGTGAAGGGGCTGCCTAAGCAGCTCTAAGTTGATAGGAAACCTTAGTCACAGATTAATGTGAGGCCCTCCTGATTTCAATGGCAATTCTTTCCTGCCTAAAAGTCTTTGTGTGACTTCAAATCATAGTAATTCAAGAACTACAGCAGTCAGTGCAAATCAGTGTATTCTCCCTGAACTAGCAATGgtttgcatgcaaaaaaaaaaaaaagccttggcCAAATGCTAGAAAGTAGCAAACCAAGAATTTTGAATGGAAGATACTTTAGAAATTATCTAATGGAAGAAATTGTACTTCGTACATCAAATTGCTACATGGACCGGAATAGATGAGTGTAAAGTAGAGGTCAGCGTTGAAAGACTGGATGTACAAATCGCAGTTTTTGCCAAATGAGTATATTCAAATGATTACTTTGAGCATCCGTATTTTACAGTACACTCATAGAccaggcattttattttacacaaatGCACTATCCAACTGTCTTCATCCTCATAATTTTATGATAATTATAAACATGTATAGAGAATTACAGTATTGTTGCTATTAATATGATAGCAGGCATGTTTTTGAGACTGAGCTACTTTAACACTGTTTCGGAGTGAATATCAACACATTACAGTTAGAGCAGTCATACAAACTAGATTGTGGCAATGCAAGTGCTAGTCTGGCTGTGCAACTTCATGATCAAACAGGggcagttggaaaaaaaagtcctgtggCTCTTGCCCAGCTTTGAACATTAGTTTGTTTGTAGTGGAACCCTTGTTTTGaccaaaaaatgttttttgtttgggggatttttttttttttcaaaactgaataatttaattttagtatAGACTGCTTTTatgtgaaagagaaatgcattgATTAGATTCAAACACATCTCCAGGAAAGGTATCTAAGATGGGAGGCTGAACTCCTATAGTTGCTGTTGGTATTCAAGAGAGAATGTATGAAAAtgtctattaaaataattggtACATTCACTTGGTAGCAGCAGTCAGCATGTTGGTGAATTACCTGCAAACGTATTCTGCATAAATAGTTCATTATTGTAGATTTCATTTATAGTATTGCTAATTGTCTTTCAGGAAATGGAGGATAAGGTGATCAGCCCAGAAAAAGTTGAAGAAGCAAAATTGAAAGCAAGATATCCTCATCTGGGCCAGAAGCCAGGAGGCTCAGACTTCTTGAGGAAGAGGCTTCAAAAAGGAGTGAGTTCTTTATTGTCCACAGGGTATGGACAAGAAATTCCAAAATTCCtgtatctggattttttttttttttcttcccactccaCAGGCCTTTGTGTGAATAAAAGAGTGTTAAGAAATTTAAACTTTGTCTGTGAAAgcacaaggaagagaaatttgTTTCTACAAAACAAATGCCAAATTGGCAGGATAGCTGTTTACAGCATCAATGGCTCAACTgcactttttagaaaaaattaaacttagAAGCtggctgagtgctgctgtgatAGACTTCATAAAAAACATTATAGTAAACATGAAGGGTCAGAACCTCATCCCTGTTTTGTACTGATCTTATCTTGCCCATTCTTATGTCCTCCTAATGTATTTCCACTCTTAACTATCCATGTTTTTAGCACATGAAAGCTTAGTGTCTGCTGTGTTATGCCAGGCACCATCTGACATCAGTGGCTTGAGAATGGCAGTGTAATTCTGAATATACACACTAACCAGAAAATAATGATAGAAGAACGAAGAGTGAGTTAGTATTTCAGTATTGTTCCACATTTAACCAGCGTCTGTTATTTTCTTAGTTActcagctgtttatttttttagtttaattatTCATAAAGTGATTATGTAATGCCTTTCAGGCATGCGAGATCTCTCTTCTTGGAATAATCCTAGCATATCACTACTTCTGATGGTGCTTTCATTGCTGTCACACTGTCTgtctgtttgttgtttttttactATTGTCTAGGCCCTTTTGAGTGCACGCAATGATTCCAGGTATAAATCCTTCGCAAACCAGCTGTTGGAGTTCAGTGCTGATCTAATTCTGTGCTATCTGGTAACATCCCCTGGGAATTGTTACTGTTCGCAGGTTTTTTGGATAAGCTTTCTCTTAAGTTGGAGTATATGCAGCATAGTTAAAGGCTGCTGGGAATGGGCAGGTGGTAGATTAGGTGACTCCTGTGAGTTAGGCTGTTATGTGGTCAAAGGCAGCCTAAATGAGACTTCAGTGGGTTCAGCGTATGTGTAgacagagaagggagaaggtaAGTATGTGTTGTTGTGATAATTCAGGAAAACAGACCAGCATCCACTCCCTAAGGATTGATGGCCATAAAGGAATTATGACTGCTTGCACTCAGTGCAAATGTGAGGAAAACTCACCACCAACAGTAAGAATCTGTACAGTATCTTCATCTTGATTATAGCACTACTTAATGCAAAAGTTGTTGCAGCCTATGTTTTCAAAGTCGGGCAGAGGTAGACCAGTGGGCATCTTAATTGACTAAGTGTTTGGGATTTTGCTCCTTTGATGGAAGATGACGTAAGGTTGTGGATTCCAATTCTTAATCTGCCTTCTTCAGTTCTCCACCCCTGATGTGGTGGTAATAACTTtcttcaatttcatttttttattatttttgtttagtgtGCTCGGTGTCTTAAATGAGGAAGCATCTTTACTTGATAAAGATGCCTGGTGTACTTCGGGCTGCCTGGATTGCTGAAGTTTAAAATAGAGTGAGGATAGTGAGTATGTTTTCAGATAGTATTTGTGACATGAAGACACCTGGATAGACACAGTCAGTTTGAAAGGGATGATCAAATACAGGCCATCTATGAGAAGCTAGAGTAAATCAGAGGAAAATACAGGAATAagttaaaggaagaaatggacTGATACTCTAATGCATGAAAGATCGTAGGTTATCTCAGATATTCTTGTAAATGTATGTAGTCAACTGTAGCCCAGATTTACTTCAATTTGGCAACTAGGACATGCTCTGCCCATTGATATTTGCTCTCCAGAAATGTTCTGCATTGGGTGCAAATGCTATTATTAGCGCACTTTCTCCAGAATAAGAGTAGACGAGAACCATGCTACACCACGCTCCTGTAGAGGGATTCTATTTGGAGATCTTACATGGCCAGAAATAGATATCTGTTAACAGCAGTAACACATTGAATGATTGAGCAATTCTGTTATTACGTAGATGctgtttaaaagtttcttttggtTGCTTCAGTCTTGAAGGACAAAATATGAAAGCCGTTTTCCAAATCAGATTATGTTACAACTTGAGGTCTAGTCTGCAGATGCAGTGCTAGAAGATTGTGGTGTAAATAGGGATTACACCATCAAAAGGATTTAATTGGGAAGGTTTACAAATAAAAGTGCATGGTTCAGATGTACTATTGAATGCATGGGAAAAACAGATTTGGTAACTTTGAGGCCCTGGCAGGGAACCTGTAAAGCCTTCTTCAGGAGGCCTTGCATAAACAACATGCCCCCCATCCTTAGGTAAAGGCCTGTTAAGTCAGGTGTTCAAATTACCTCTCTCTTAATGACTGCTGCTTCTGAACATTTTGTAGCTGGTTAGTACTAATGCAAAATGAAGAGTATGGTAGTAATAACCTGCCTGGAAGCACTTAAACATAGCACGTAGTGATGGCTGTTGTTCAACTGACTGAGGAATAAGCCTATATAAAGCAAATTGAGGGATTGTTCTCTTCAGAGATGATTGCAATTGTAAGCAGCAGTTGCTAGTGTAAATCTTTTTACTgaatctgatttttttggtCTCATATGACAATCTGTTCAAAATCATGGGTTACAAGTACCTTAACAGTAGACCACATAGTAAGTGATGAACAAAATAgaacttttcctgaaaaatgtgtCAATGAGCAGTTGAAGACTTGATGCAGACTTTGGATGAAATTCCATGCCTCATCTTACCATGATGCAGATAAATTGTAACAGTCATTTGGCTTTAACATCCACACGTAACttaatattttgagaaatgtGACAACAAAAAAGACTCTTAAAGGTAATGCTAATAAAAATTTGCTGGAATATTAAGGAACACTGTTTTAGATATTCAAATGTAATGTACTTACttttgtattcagaaaaaaCCTGGAGCGTGGGATAAGAATTACCTTCACACAGTGCTTTTCAGAAGGAGTGCACAGTAGATTTGACTTTGCTAAATAATTAGTTTGGGAACTTTAGGGATTATAGTTTCACTGTTGTAATGTATGCAGATAACAGGTTTTCTTGTTAGCATGCAGTTTCATGCTACTTTGATCTTCTGGTATGATAGAGCAAGCTCTGTTCTCCAGCTTTAGTTCATGCATTGTTTGGTTATTCTGTGTAGCAGAACTTGTTCACTGCAACAAAATTTACAAACCCTAAGGTTTCACCTGTGGGAGACCAGAGCTCTTGGGAAGACCAGGGCAAAAATAATGTTCATGTATGGTGTGAGTTTAATGGTATATGTAGAACCTTAACTGTATACTTGCCTATTGTTAAGAGTTTAGCTATGTGTGCTTAATAGTCttgataggattttttttttttaattgacataGAGCTATCTTTCCAAATTGGAAAGATTttataactgtttttaaaatgtaaagaatcTATTTAACCATGTAATTCATTGTATACATCTGATAAGATTCCAGGCTTTTAAATATACGTGTGTTTTGTCTTCtagcaaaaatactttgattCTGGTGATTACAACATggcaaaagcaaagatgaagaaTAAGCAACTGCCTACTGCAGCTCCTGACAAGACAGAAGTCACTGGTGACCATATTCCTACTCCACAAGATCTTCCACAGCGGAAACCATCTCTTGTTGCTAGCAAGCTGGCTGGCTGACGAGAACAGCTGAACTGCATGATTATTCTCATTCCTGTTATTTCTCCTTAATAGTTATTTCTCACCCTCACatcccccctttttctttcttacactAAGTCATGAGACTGACAGCTTTGCAGGTAGCGATAGCATGTGCTGCTATTGTAAGGGAGTACTGTTAAGAGTAAAACGTGTAGTATTTGGACTAGTTGAGAACAATGCACTGATTAAAAAGGACAAGTTTGGTTAGAGCAATGTAATCTACTTGAAAATGTACATATTGCCCATTTCCTAGTGTAGGACTGGTTCCAGCAAGTGACATCGCAAGTTTTACAACTTctaatgtttctgcttttgttatttcatCTTAATTACagcatatttgtatttaatataaCCTCCagttgtgttgggtttttcttctgtgtttgggtttgttgtcTAAAATAGAGGTTTAGACCACAAGTTGCTAGATGGTAAAGCATGtataaaaacaaagacaggGCTCTGattgaattttgtttctgcttttgaactTGAACGGCCTTAAACCTGTTTCAGCTTTAACAATAGAGTTTTTACTTGGGCAATATTTGCCCATTCTGGTGTAACTCTTGTGAATCTAGTGCTTATTGACAACTGCCTGTTGAAGCTGGTATTCTTTTCAGTTCCGTAGCTTAGGACACACTTTTGTTGAAGATGTGAATGAAGTGTGCATGTGCATAGACTGTTGAATTCACTCTTGTGCcatttttgtaaatacaatAGTTTTGCACAACCTTTTGCAAACGTCTATTagttttacagtttaaaaagcagGTAATGTGCCACTCAAAGCACAAGTGATTCTGTATCTTTCAAAGTCTTGTCCTGAAACTAAGAGCCCAGAATCTTGctactgaaagtaaaaattgtATACCTGAAATTTGTGAAACACATTTACACTTGACTCAGCCTTATGCTTTTGCGgttgtatattttgttttgcaacaaTGTCCAGCATTCAAATATAAATCTGGAATTTGTACCTATGTTTGGAGGCAAGTGCCCTTTCTGTTCAGCATCTCTTCAagcttttaaagctgaaatgttCTGTCTGATGACATGGAAGATGGCTAAAGGTACTGTTCTAGACAGTTTCCTGTGTGGCAAACACCAAATCTAGGCTTGCTAAGGTTTGATATGCAATTGTTTTTGGGCTATTTTAGACTTCTGGAAGTAGAAGggtatatatttctttttttcttggactcTTGAAGTGGTAGTAAActatctccttttctctttgttataCAGTGGCTTTGGGGAAACAAAGAACTGGAAGTTGTATTTATATAATGCCCTATTGAGAAATAGGTAACTTTTCATATCAAAAAATAGGAATGCGCTTCAGG from Aquila chrysaetos chrysaetos chromosome 5, bAquChr1.4, whole genome shotgun sequence carries:
- the ARPP19 gene encoding cAMP-regulated phosphoprotein 19 isoform X4; its protein translation is MSAESPEPASAEEQKEMEDKVISPEKVEEAKLKARYPHLGQKPGGSDFLRKRLQKGQKYFDSGDYNMAKAKMKNKQLPTAAPDKTEVTGDHIPTPQDLPQRKPSLVASKLAG
- the ARPP19 gene encoding cAMP-regulated phosphoprotein 19 isoform X2, with protein sequence MSAESPEPASAEEQKEMEDKVISPEKVEEAKLKARYPHLGQKPGGSDFLRKRLQKGALLSARNDSRYKSFANQLLEFSADLILCYLQKYFDSGDYNMAKAKMKNKQLPTAAPDKTEVTGDHIPTPQDLPQRKPSLVASKLAG
- the ARPP19 gene encoding cAMP-regulated phosphoprotein 19 isoform X1 — protein: MIRWLNFHFAVRKFSAINEMEDKVISPEKVEEAKLKARYPHLGQKPGGSDFLRKRLQKGALLSARNDSRYKSFANQLLEFSADLILCYLQKYFDSGDYNMAKAKMKNKQLPTAAPDKTEVTGDHIPTPQDLPQRKPSLVASKLAG
- the ARPP19 gene encoding cAMP-regulated phosphoprotein 19 isoform X3, with protein sequence MEDKVISPEKVEEAKLKARYPHLGQKPGGSDFLRKRLQKGQKYFDSGDYNMAKAKMKNKQLPTAAPDKTEVTGDHIPTPQDLPQRKPSLVASKLAG